Proteins found in one Drosophila busckii strain San Diego stock center, stock number 13000-0081.31 chromosome 2R, ASM1175060v1, whole genome shotgun sequence genomic segment:
- the LOC108595171 gene encoding transcriptional coactivator yorkie isoform X4, translating into MSLSNKSGNINDKEIDDEDMLSPTKLSTNLVVRVNQDSDDNLQALFDSVLNPGDAKLPLQLPFRMRKLPNSFFNPPAPLHSRANSADSTYDGSQTNINKTAQVSPSEIQSSISQNQPSQSRLQIHHFRARSSPASLQQNYTVRSRNEPSANTSQAPGPAYPDNGVDFNSSGVAASNIDVDAMNTCMAQGQEAAVAAAALSTQTSIHKKQRSYDVVSPIQLQIQLGALPPGWEQAKTNDGQIYYLNHTTKTTQWEDPRIQFRQQQQQRVIAERIKPNVLPILS; encoded by the exons ATGtcattaagcaacaaaagcggcAACATAAACGACAAAGAAATCGACGATGAGGACATGCTGTCACCCACAAAATTGTCCACGAATCTTGTTGTTCGAGTAAATCAAGATTCCGATGACAATTTGCAAGCTTTATTCGATAGTGTGCTGAACCCAGGAGACGCGAAATTGCCACTGCAGCTCCCCTTTCGAATGCGCAAGTTGCcgaattcattttttaatcCTCCTGCTCCCCTCCACTCACGAGCAAACAGCGCCGATTCCACATACGATGGCTCCCAAACCAATATCAACAAGACTGCCCAGGTCAGTCCATCAGAAATACAGTCATCTATCTCACAGAATCAGCCATCACAAAGCCGTCTGCAAATACATCATTTTCGGGCCCGAAGCAGCCCTGCATCGCTCCAACAAAACTACACTGTTCGCTCTAGGAATGAACCTAGCGCCAACACCAGCCAGGCTCCTGGTCCCGCATACCCAGATAATGGCGTTGATTTTAACAGTAGCGGCGTAGCTGCCAGCAACATTGATGTTGATGCTATGAACACATGCATGGCACAAGGGCAGgaagcagcagtcgctgccgcGGCTTTATCTACTCAGACGAGCATACATAAAAAGCAGAGATCGTACGACGTTGTTAGCccaattcaattacaaatcCAACTGGGAGCATTGCCGCCTGGTTGGGAGCAAGCTAAAACTAACGATGGACAGATTTACTATTTAAA tCATACCACAAAAACAACGCAATGGGAGGATCCACGAATTCAATTtcgtcaacagcaacaacaacgagtaaTTGCTGAGCGCATAAAGCCAAATG TATTACCTATTTTGTCCTAA
- the LOC108595171 gene encoding transcriptional coactivator yorkie isoform X2, whose amino-acid sequence MSLSNKSGNINDKEIDDEDMLSPTKLSTNLVVRVNQDSDDNLQALFDSVLNPGDAKLPLQLPFRMRKLPNSFFNPPAPLHSRANSADSTYDGSQTNINKTAQVSPSEIQSSISQNQPSQSRLQIHHFRARSSPASLQQNYTVRSRNEPSANTSQAPGPAYPDNGVDFNSSGVAASNIDVDAMNTCMAQGQEAAVAAAALSTQTSIHKKQRSYDVVSPIQLQIQLGALPPGWEQAKTNDGQIYYLNHTTKTTQWEDPRIQFRQQQQQRVIAERIKPNESGLSGLDCPDNIVSTLQIGDNICNNIFNDAQNIITPSSQKPADLEWYKIN is encoded by the exons ATGtcattaagcaacaaaagcggcAACATAAACGACAAAGAAATCGACGATGAGGACATGCTGTCACCCACAAAATTGTCCACGAATCTTGTTGTTCGAGTAAATCAAGATTCCGATGACAATTTGCAAGCTTTATTCGATAGTGTGCTGAACCCAGGAGACGCGAAATTGCCACTGCAGCTCCCCTTTCGAATGCGCAAGTTGCcgaattcattttttaatcCTCCTGCTCCCCTCCACTCACGAGCAAACAGCGCCGATTCCACATACGATGGCTCCCAAACCAATATCAACAAGACTGCCCAGGTCAGTCCATCAGAAATACAGTCATCTATCTCACAGAATCAGCCATCACAAAGCCGTCTGCAAATACATCATTTTCGGGCCCGAAGCAGCCCTGCATCGCTCCAACAAAACTACACTGTTCGCTCTAGGAATGAACCTAGCGCCAACACCAGCCAGGCTCCTGGTCCCGCATACCCAGATAATGGCGTTGATTTTAACAGTAGCGGCGTAGCTGCCAGCAACATTGATGTTGATGCTATGAACACATGCATGGCACAAGGGCAGgaagcagcagtcgctgccgcGGCTTTATCTACTCAGACGAGCATACATAAAAAGCAGAGATCGTACGACGTTGTTAGCccaattcaattacaaatcCAACTGGGAGCATTGCCGCCTGGTTGGGAGCAAGCTAAAACTAACGATGGACAGATTTACTATTTAAA tCATACCACAAAAACAACGCAATGGGAGGATCCACGAATTCAATTtcgtcaacagcaacaacaacgagtaaTTGCTGAGCGCATAAAGCCAAATG aatctGGACTCAGTGGTCTTGACTGCCCTGACAACATAGTATCAACTCTACag ATTGGAGATAATATctgtaacaatatttttaatgatgcCCAAAACATAATTACACCGTCTTCCCAGAAACCTGCTGATTTGGAATggtataaaattaattaa
- the LOC108595171 gene encoding transcriptional coactivator yorkie isoform X3 yields MSLSNKSGNINDKEIDDEDMLSPTKLSTNLVVRVNQDSDDNLQALFDSVLNPGDAKLPLQLPFRMRKLPNSFFNPPAPLHSRANSADSTYDGSQTNINKTAQVSPSEIQSSISQNQPSQSRLQIHHFRARSSPASLQQNYTVRSRNEPSANTSQAPGPAYPDNGVDFNSSGVAASNIDVDAMNTCMAQGQEAAVAAAALSTQTSIHKKQRSYDVVSPIQLQIQLGALPPGWEQAKTNDGQIYYLNHTTKTTQWEDPRIQFRQQQQQRVIAERIKPNVLTDTYKKMKA; encoded by the exons ATGtcattaagcaacaaaagcggcAACATAAACGACAAAGAAATCGACGATGAGGACATGCTGTCACCCACAAAATTGTCCACGAATCTTGTTGTTCGAGTAAATCAAGATTCCGATGACAATTTGCAAGCTTTATTCGATAGTGTGCTGAACCCAGGAGACGCGAAATTGCCACTGCAGCTCCCCTTTCGAATGCGCAAGTTGCcgaattcattttttaatcCTCCTGCTCCCCTCCACTCACGAGCAAACAGCGCCGATTCCACATACGATGGCTCCCAAACCAATATCAACAAGACTGCCCAGGTCAGTCCATCAGAAATACAGTCATCTATCTCACAGAATCAGCCATCACAAAGCCGTCTGCAAATACATCATTTTCGGGCCCGAAGCAGCCCTGCATCGCTCCAACAAAACTACACTGTTCGCTCTAGGAATGAACCTAGCGCCAACACCAGCCAGGCTCCTGGTCCCGCATACCCAGATAATGGCGTTGATTTTAACAGTAGCGGCGTAGCTGCCAGCAACATTGATGTTGATGCTATGAACACATGCATGGCACAAGGGCAGgaagcagcagtcgctgccgcGGCTTTATCTACTCAGACGAGCATACATAAAAAGCAGAGATCGTACGACGTTGTTAGCccaattcaattacaaatcCAACTGGGAGCATTGCCGCCTGGTTGGGAGCAAGCTAAAACTAACGATGGACAGATTTACTATTTAAA tCATACCACAAAAACAACGCAATGGGAGGATCCACGAATTCAATTtcgtcaacagcaacaacaacgagtaaTTGCTGAGCGCATAAAGCCAAATG TACTTACtgatacatataaaaaaatgaaagcttaG
- the LOC108595171 gene encoding transcriptional coactivator yorkie isoform X1, whose translation MSLSNKSGNINDKEIDDEDMLSPTKLSTNLVVRVNQDSDDNLQALFDSVLNPGDAKLPLQLPFRMRKLPNSFFNPPAPLHSRANSADSTYDGSQTNINKTAQVSPSEIQSSISQNQPSQSRLQIHHFRARSSPASLQQNYTVRSRNEPSANTSQAPGPAYPDNGVDFNSSGVAASNIDVDAMNTCMAQGQEAAVAAAALSTQTSIHKKQRSYDVVSPIQLQIQLGALPPGWEQAKTNDGQIYYLNHTTKTTQWEDPRIQFRQQQQQRVIAERIKPNDILQTTKQTNAPTIGSQMGPLPEGWEQAVTESGDIYFINHIDRTTSWNDPRTQSGLSGLDCPDNIVSTLQIGDNICNNIFNDAQNIITPSSQKPADLEWYKIN comes from the exons ATGtcattaagcaacaaaagcggcAACATAAACGACAAAGAAATCGACGATGAGGACATGCTGTCACCCACAAAATTGTCCACGAATCTTGTTGTTCGAGTAAATCAAGATTCCGATGACAATTTGCAAGCTTTATTCGATAGTGTGCTGAACCCAGGAGACGCGAAATTGCCACTGCAGCTCCCCTTTCGAATGCGCAAGTTGCcgaattcattttttaatcCTCCTGCTCCCCTCCACTCACGAGCAAACAGCGCCGATTCCACATACGATGGCTCCCAAACCAATATCAACAAGACTGCCCAGGTCAGTCCATCAGAAATACAGTCATCTATCTCACAGAATCAGCCATCACAAAGCCGTCTGCAAATACATCATTTTCGGGCCCGAAGCAGCCCTGCATCGCTCCAACAAAACTACACTGTTCGCTCTAGGAATGAACCTAGCGCCAACACCAGCCAGGCTCCTGGTCCCGCATACCCAGATAATGGCGTTGATTTTAACAGTAGCGGCGTAGCTGCCAGCAACATTGATGTTGATGCTATGAACACATGCATGGCACAAGGGCAGgaagcagcagtcgctgccgcGGCTTTATCTACTCAGACGAGCATACATAAAAAGCAGAGATCGTACGACGTTGTTAGCccaattcaattacaaatcCAACTGGGAGCATTGCCGCCTGGTTGGGAGCAAGCTAAAACTAACGATGGACAGATTTACTATTTAAA tCATACCACAAAAACAACGCAATGGGAGGATCCACGAATTCAATTtcgtcaacagcaacaacaacgagtaaTTGCTGAGCGCATAAAGCCAAATG atatTTTACAAACCacgaagcaaacaaatgctcCGACTATTGGTAGCCAGATGGGCCCTCTTCCTGAAGGTTGGGAGCAAGCAGTTACAGAGTCTGGAGatatttactttataaacCATATTGATCGAACGACTTCTTGGAACGATCCCAGAACTC aatctGGACTCAGTGGTCTTGACTGCCCTGACAACATAGTATCAACTCTACag ATTGGAGATAATATctgtaacaatatttttaatgatgcCCAAAACATAATTACACCGTCTTCCCAGAAACCTGCTGATTTGGAATggtataaaattaattaa
- the LOC108597749 gene encoding uncharacterized protein LOC108597749, with the protein MILKIVLFLLVSSASGTETNLLTQTVYGFLDFTTTIGNTVMVFSPQSAPPIDIEASKSTMPENIIETRPTTAPKKDSNNNGIKPTPLLVTSSKEQSKTFSSKNEIPNISNTPVKSFVEPPEYALLSRQPEEFAEETYRVVNLKSRADTERQRNYQSKRDSSYPSVSISKKKDVAIVKPSILGTKVYAQTVQSTVLPEKRSKNRQHSSTRVLKTITPSNKANKVVIETARVEPENGSNKNYNKSNRHSNDKRKSSRNKGKRRHKNTQTPSSQISPSVPETSVRRSLRTKVSQQTEENVTNIPPNAFKLNRRPGRWQYKSSPKPKINIRKASSNTTRPVVTTETEQINETVSDIQEKNQIQKTLNSGRDLDAVGSQNSDFPDNEEQKLKNFVQTLNVEISTPSVFDDTYYEIATIKTPFIFQAGLVKKTRFLTVTSTIEKTIKHDHTDEYSVNDGPLTENILESSTQITQPSIDDSITTLRAVHCTDCLETPELETITESFSITQTKLKTQILPIILEKRNETIQITLVQTYDYTSLITVTQTISPIGDHFIPSKNFKDFEGILDEAGSEINLDLEFGDEGNFGKSEKSPFNSTSAKPLEPLTNLSQISKPEIPVINNSVITSTRPVIKLETMWESYIVPLVRGTESILRTLSKSVGVVEKTEYVTDVSTIIPASQFPVSQFPYSLNPFYNPLLPIPPQQLVTSTAIYETMITATSSKVLKLTFGARTAYTTIFSTSVVPSAVTKLITATLPVQNSVSFPNYYPPPYPPFAYVG; encoded by the exons ATGATTCTTAAGATTGTTTTATTTCTGCTTGTAAGCAGCG CTTCCGGAACGGAGACGAATTTATTAACGCAAACTGTTTATGGTTTTTTGGATTTTACTACCACAATTGGTAATACCGTTATGGTATTCTCACCACAAAGCGCTCCTCCTATTG ATATtgaagcaagcaaaagtaCAATGCctgaaaatattattgaaaccAGACCTACTACAGCACCTAAAAAGGACTCAAATAACAATGGCATCAAACCAACACCGCTCCTTGTGACAAGCTCTAAAGAACAGTCTAAAACTTTCTCGTCAAAAAATGAGATcccaaatatttcaaatactCCTGTAAAGTCATTTGTTGAACCTCCTGAATATGCATTACTGTCACGTCAACCAGAAGAGTTTGCTGAAGAAACTTACCGTGTGGTAAATTTAAAATCTCGTGCAGATACCGAAAGACAAAGAAACTATCAGTCAAAACGGGATAGTAGCTATCCAAGTGTATCAATATCAAAGAAAAAAGATGTGGCTATCGTTAAACCTAGTATTTTAGGTACGAAAGTATATGCACAAACTGTTCAATCTACAGTTCTCCCTGAGAAAAGAAGCAAGAATCGACAGCATTCTTCAACACGAGTTTTAAAAACCATAACTCCTTCTAATAAGGCCAATAAGGTCGTCATCGAAACAGCACGTGTGGAACCGGAGAATGGAtccaataaaaattataacaagaGTAATCGGCACTCCAATGACAAAAGAAAATCTTCGAGAAACAAAGGAAAAAG AAGACACAAAAACACGCAGACACCTAGTTCACAAATTTCACCTTCAGTACCAGAAACTAGCGTACGTCGATCACTTCGAACTAAAGTTAGCCAACAAACTGAAGAAAATGTTACAAATATTCCACCAAACGCTTTTAAGCTGAACAGACGTCCAGGACGCTGGCAGTATAAATCGTCACCAAAGCCAAAGATAAATATCAGAAAGGCTTCATCGAATACGACTCGACCTGTGGTAACAACTGAGACAGAACAGATCAATGAAACTGTATCGGACATACAGGAAAAGAATCAAATCCAAAAAACACTTAATTCTGGAAGGGATTTGGATGCAGTTGGATCTCAAAATAGTGATTTTCCAGATAATGAGGAACAGAAGCTTAAAAACTTTGTACAAACTTTAAACGTTGAAATATCTACTCCGAGTGTTTTTGATGATACCTATTATGAGATTGCTACAATTAAAACCCCATTTATATTTCAG gcTGGACTCGTTAAGAAAACCCGTTTCTTGACCGTTACTTCAACAATTGAAAAAACCATTAAGCATGATCATACTGATGAATACTCTGTAAACGATGGGCCATTAACCGAAAATATTTTGGAGTCCTCGACGCAGATTACTCAGCCATCTATAGACGACAGTATTACAACCTTGAGGGCCGTTCATTGTACCGATTGTCTAGAAACACCAGAACTAGAAACTATAACAGAATCGTTCTCTATTACTCAGACTAAACTTAAAACTCAGATATTGCCAATCATTTTGGAGAAAAGGAATGAAACAATTCAAATAACCTTAGTGCAAACATACGATTATACTAGCTTAATAACTGTTACTCAAACAATTTCACCCATTGGAGATCATTTTATACCATCTAAAAACTTCAAGGATTTTGAAGGTATTTTAGATGAGGCAGGCTCTGAGATAAACTTGGATCTTGAATTCGGTGATGAAGGTAATTTCGGAAAATCTGAAAAGAGTCCGTTTAATTCTACCAGTGCCAAGCCTCTTGAACCGCTAACTAATTTGAGCCAGATTAGTAAGCCCGAAATTCCTGTAATCAATAATAGTGTTATTACCTCTACGCGGCCTGTTATAAAGCTTGAAACTATGTGGGAATCGTATATAGTACCACTTGTCAGAGGTACTGAAAGCATATTGAGAACATTATCTAAGTCCGTGGGTGTAGTTGAAAAAACTGAATATGTAACTGATGTTTCAACAATTATTCCGGCATCACAATTTCCAGTATCACAATTCCCATATTCTTTAAATCCATTCTACAACCCTTTATTGCCAATACCACCACAGCAACTTGTTACATCCACTGCAATTTACGAAACCATGATTACAGCAACCAGTAGTAAAGTGTTAAAGTTAACTTTTGGTGCTAGAACTGCCTATACCACGATTTTTTCAACATCTGTAGTCCCCAGTGCAGTAACAAAGCTGATAACAGCAACACTTCCCGTTCAAAACTCTGTATCTTTTCCCAACTATTATCCACCTCCATACCCTCCATTCGCATATGTTGGTTAA
- the LOC108595505 gene encoding ras-related protein Rap-2c: MRDLYIKNGHGFIVMYSLTNHQTFQDISSMKNVITRVKGSQPAPILLVANKFDLDCQREVSTAEGNALAQLWECPFIEASAKDRINVNEVFATIVREMNLTQEKRHKKKYCCCTLL; encoded by the exons ATGCGAGATCTCTACATAAAAAATGGACATGGGTTTATTGTGATGTATTCGCTGACGAACCATCAAACGTTTCAG gATATTTCAAGTATGAAAAATGTGATTACTCGCGTTAAAGGAAGCCAGCCAGCACCCATATTGCtagtagcaaataaatttgatttggaTTGCCAAAGAGAAGTCTCGACTGCTGAAG GAAATGCCTTGGCACAACTTTGGGAATGCCCATTTATTGAAGCATCAGCAAAAGATCGAATAAATGTCAATGAAGTATTTGCTACCATTGTTCGAGAGATGAACTTAACACAAGAAAAACgacacaaaaagaaatattgttgttgtacgcttttatag
- the LOC108596773 gene encoding 60S ribosomal protein L12, which yields MPPKFDPTEVKLVYLRCVGGEVGATSSLAPKIGPLGLSPKKVGDDIAKATSDWKGLKITVCLTIQNRQATISVVPSAASLIIKALKEPPRDRKKQKNIKHSGNIAFDDILAIARTMRPRSMARELKGTCKEVLGTAQSVGCTVDGKHPHDVIDELNNGTMEVPAE from the exons ATGCCTCCTAAATTCGACCCTACGGAAGTGAAATTGG tGTACCTCCGCTGTGTTGGCGGTGAGGTCGGAGCAACATCGTCGTTGGCTCCCAAAATCGGTCCACTTGGATTG TCACCAAAAAAAGTTGGTGATGATATCGCCAAGGCCACGTCTGATTGGAAGGGTCTGAAGATTACCGTCTGCCTGACCATCCAAAACAGACAGGCAACTATTTCTGTGGTACCATCGGCTGCTTCCCTTATCATTAAGGCTCTGAAGGAACCCCCACGTGACAGAAAGAAGCAAAAGAACA TCAAGCACAGTGGAAATATCGCTTTTGATGATATTTTGGCTATCGCCCGTACCATGCGCCCACGTTCAATGGCTCGTGAGCTGAAGGGAACCTGCAAAGAAGTCCTTGGCACAGCCCAAAGTGTTGGTTGCACTGTTGATGGAAAGCATCCACATGATGTTATTGATGAGCTCAATAATGGAACTATGGAAGTCCCTGCAGAATAA
- the LOC108596774 gene encoding 60S ribosomal protein L39, protein MAAHKSFRIKQKLAKKLKQNRSVPQWVRLRTGNTIRYNAKRRHWRRTKLKL, encoded by the exons Atg GCCGCACACAAATCGTTCCGAATCAAACAAAAGTTAgctaaaaagctaaagcaaaacagATCAGTTCCCCAATGGGTTCGTTTGCGTACGGGCAATACCATTCG CTACAATGCTAAGCGTCGTCACTGGAGGCGCACAAAGTTGAAGCTGTAA
- the LOC108596772 gene encoding UDP-N-acetylglucosamine--peptide N-acetylglucosaminyltransferase 110 kDa subunit, with amino-acid sequence MDCQCMVIYTIVRIRPENQHTYYINKKRNCTINLFLNQLRFCWKRAVAAYLRALNLSPNNAVVHGNLACVYYEQGLIDLAIDTYRRAIELQPNFPDAYCNLANALKEKGQVKEAEDCYNTALRLCSNHADSLNNLANIKREQGFIEEATRLYLKALEVFPDFAAAHSNLASVLQQQGKLKEALMHYKEAIRIQPTFADAYSNMGNTLKELQDVSGALQCYTRAIQINPAFADAHSNLASIHKDSGNIPEAIQSYRTALKLKPDFPDAYCNLAHCLQIVCDWTDYDVRMKKLVSIVAEQLEKNRLPSVHPHHSMLYPLTHEYRKAIAARHANLCLEKVNVLHKQPYSFARDLQGGSRLRIGYLSSDFGNHPTSHLMQSVPGLHNRSQVEIFCYALSPDDGTTFRRKISRESEHFVDLSLIPCNGKAADQIYNDGIHILVNMNGYTKGARNEIFALRPAPVQVMWLGYPGTSGASFMDYIITDAVTSPRELAYQYSEKLAYMPYTYFIGDHKQMFPHLKERIIVCDKQQSSVADNVAVINATDLSPLVESTDVKEIKEVVNALKPVEITHKVAELPSTTQIVSMIATGQVQTSLNGVVVQNGLATTQTNNKAATGEEVPQSIVITTRRQYMLPDDAIVYCNFNQLYKIDPQTLHSWVYILKNVPKSVLWLLRFPAVGEQNIKKTVSDLGISAERIIFSNVAAKEEHVRRGQLADICLDTPLCNGHTTSMDVLWTGTPVVTLPGETLASRVAASQLATLGCPELIARSREEYQDIAIRLGTEREYLKALRAKVWKARVESPLFDCSQYAKGLEKLFLRMWDRFNKNEIPDHISAE; translated from the exons ATGGACTGTCAATGCATGgttatttatacaattgtcCGTATAAGACCAGAAAATCAGCATACGTActatattaacaaaaaacgaaattgtacaattaatttgtttctgAATCAGCTGCGATTCTGTTGGAAACg agCTGTGGCTGCCTATCTACGCGCTCTCAATCTATCGCCAAATAACGCGGTGGTCCATGGAAATCTTGCTTGCGTCTATTATGAACAGGGCCTTATCGATTTGGCCATCGACACATATAGACGTGCCATAGAGCTACAGCCCAATTTTCCAGACGCCTACTGCAATCTAGCGAATGCGCTTAAAGAGAAAGGACAG GTCAAGGAAGCCGAGGATTGTTATAATACTGCGCTGAGACTGTGCTCAAATCACGCGGACTCCCtaaacaatttggcaaataTAAAACGCGAGCAAGGGTTCATAGAGGAAGCAACACGTCTGTATCTTAAGGCTTTGGAGGTTTTCCCAGATTTTGCTGCGGCGCATTCGAACTTGGCGTCtgtgctgcaacaacaaggaAAATTGAAAGAAGCCTTAATGCATTACAAGGAAGCTATTCGTATACAACCCACATTTGCTGATGCATACTCCAACATGGGCAACACCCTGAAGGAGCTGCAAGACGTTAGTGGCGCATTGCAATGCTATACACGCGCTATACAAATAAATCCGGCCTTTGCCGATGCGCACAGCAATCTAGCGAGTATACACAAGGATTCAGGCAATATACCAGAGGCCATACAATCGTATCGCACAGCGTTAAAGCTTAAACCAGACTTTCCCGATGCTTACTGCAATTTAGCGCATTGTCTGCAGATTGTCTGCGATTGGACGGATTATGATGTGCGCATGAAAAAATTGGTTAGCATTGTGGCCGAGCAGCTGGAAAAGAATCGCTTACCGTCGGTGCATCCACACCATTCGATGCTTTATCCGTTGACGCATGAATATCGCAAGGCCATAGCCGCCAGACATGCCAATCTTTGCCTGGAGAAGGTCAATGTGCTACATAAGCAGCCATATAGCTTTGCCAGAGATTTGCAAGGTGGCTCTCGATTGCGTATTGGTTACTTGAGCTCCGATTTTGGAAATCATCCTACCTCACATCTAATGCAATCGGTGCCAGGACTACACAATCGCTCGCAAGTGGAGATATTTTGCTATGCATTAAGTCCGGATGATGGCACCACTTTCCGGCGCAAGATTAGCCGTGAGTCGGAGCATTTTGTGGATCTTTCGCTTATACCGTGCAATGGTAAAGCAGCAGATCAGATCTACAATGATGGCATACACATTTTGGTCAATATGAATGGCTATACAAAGGGTGCGCGCAATGAGATATTTGCGTTGCGGCCAGCGCCAGTACAGGTCATGTGGCTGGGCTATCCGGGCACCAGTGGCGCTAGTTTTATGGATTATATTATCACCGATGCAGTCACAAGTCCACGGGAATTGGCTTATCAATACAGCGAGAAACTGGCGTATATGCCTTACACCTACTTTATAGGCGATCACAAGCAAATGTTTCCACATCTCAAGGAGCGCATCATTGTCTGCGACAAACAGCAATCGTCTGTGGCAGATAATGTTGCAGTTATAAATGCCACAGATCTGTCCCCTCTGGTTGAAAGCACCGATGTGAAGGAGATCAAAGAAGTTGTCAATGCGCTTAAACCCGTCGAAATTACACATAAAGTGGCAGAATTGCCGAGCACCACCCAGATTGTATCTATGATTGCCACGGGTCAGGTGCAGACATCCCTAAACGGTGTTGTGGTCCAGAATGGGTTAGCAACCACACAGACAAATAATAAAGCCGCCACCGGCGAAGAAGTTCCACAGAGTATCGTTATAACAACGCGACGGCAATATATGTTGCCCGACGATGCAATTGtctattgcaattttaatcaaCTCTACAAAATTGATCCGCAAACACTGCACTCTTGGGTATACATTTTGAAAAACGTCCCCAAGTCCGTGCTCTGGCTCCTGCGCTTTCCAGCTGTTGGCGAGCAGAATATTAAGAAAACAGTCAGCGATTTGG GCATCTCAGCTGAGCGCATTATTTTTTCGAACGTTGCTGCCAAAGAGGAGCATGTGCGTCGGGGTCAATTGGCCGATATTTGTCTAGACACTCCTCTTTGCAATGGTCACACCACATCTATGGACGTGCTATGGACTGGGACGCCTGTTGTCACACTACCAGGAGAGACATTAGCTTCCAG gGTAGCAGCATCGCAGTTGGCTACACTTGGTTGTCCGGAGCTAATTGCAAGAAGTAGAGAAGAGTATCAGGATATAGCCATACGCTTGGGTACCGAAAGAGAATATTTGAAGGCTTTGCGAGCAAAAGTTTGGAAGGCACGCGTCGAGAGTCCATTGTTTGATTGTTCACAATATGCCAAAGGGTTAGAGAAACTGTTTTTACGAATGTGGGatagattcaataaaaatgaaataccGGATCACATTTCGGCGGAGtga